From a region of the Candidatus Pelagibacter sp. FZCC0015 genome:
- a CDS encoding DUF502 domain-containing protein translates to MSKKGSKKSFSLTLRNYFITGVVVLIPIGFTLYLTKILIGISSNLIPKNINPNSYLPFNIPGVEIVISILLITIVGGLSLSFFGRRILKLIDDLFKRIPFLRTVYSAIVQMTETFSKKDDGKRSVVLIEYPRKGVWAVGFATKENKGEMAQKTGKNLINVFVPTTPNPTSGFLLMFPIEDVIYLNMSFEEASKFIVSAGTSTKKT, encoded by the coding sequence ATGTCGAAAAAAGGGTCAAAAAAATCTTTTTCATTAACCTTAAGAAACTACTTTATTACTGGAGTAGTTGTTTTAATACCAATTGGGTTTACATTATATCTTACAAAAATTTTAATTGGTATCTCCTCTAATTTAATTCCAAAAAATATTAATCCTAATAGTTATTTACCTTTTAATATACCTGGTGTTGAAATTGTCATTTCGATTTTACTAATAACTATCGTAGGTGGGCTTTCATTGTCATTTTTTGGAAGAAGAATTCTAAAATTAATTGATGATTTGTTCAAAAGAATTCCATTTTTAAGAACAGTTTATTCCGCAATTGTTCAAATGACTGAGACTTTTTCTAAAAAAGATGACGGAAAAAGAAGTGTAGTTTTAATTGAATATCCAAGAAAAGGAGTTTGGGCAGTTGGTTTTGCTACAAAGGAAAATAAAGGTGAGATGGCGCAAAAAACTGGTAAGAATTTAATTAATGTTTTTGTACCTACAACTCCAAATCCTACCAGTGGTTTTTTACTAATGTTTCCAATAGAAGATGTTATATATTTAAACATGTCTTTTGAGGAAGCATCTAAATTTATTGTTTCAGCAGGAACCTCTACTAAAAAAACTTAA
- the gyrA gene encoding DNA gyrase subunit A, with protein sequence MKNTEEFKDKNIKLISMHDEMSSSYLSYAMSVIVSRALPDIRDGLKPVHRRILYAMYKGGYDWSKQFRKSARIVGDVIGKYHPHGDQSVYDALVRMVQDFSMSLPLIQGQGNFGSIDGDPAAAMRYTETRLSKVSQYLIDDIEKNTITFKSNYDETEKEPSVLPAQFPNLLVNGAGGIAVGMATSIPPHNLGEIINGTLALIDNKDIKIKDLMKHIPGPDFPTGGVIIGKDIIKQGYNNGRGSFKIRGEISIEQQKNGRERLVITSIPYQVNKSVLNERIAQLVREKKIEGIRDIRDESNREGIRVAIDLRNGVEPETIKRQLYKNTQIESSFGFNTLAIVEGKPQTCTLKDFLSNFLTFREDVVIKKTKFDLQKAEERAHILIGLSVSVENLDKIIKIIRSSKTPDDAKISILKTKWKINKSQKLISLVEGKKGKNLYSLSEPQVLAILELRLQKLTALGINEIEVEIKKLAELITKYKKIISSKKELLKVISEELKNIKEKFAIPRRTKIIDAVLNYDIEETIQKQSVIITVTLQGYIKRGSLDGVKKQKRGGKGKSGITTRDQDSVVQTLSVNTHTSVLFFSTEGLVYKIKAWKIPEGSSSSKGKSLFNILPLKSHQAISSIMPMPEDETDLKNYQIIFATAQGKVRKNSLEDFSSINASGKIAMKLDNNDKIVGVKICKDDQDVILSTKFGKCIRFEVKKLRVFKGRSSKGIKGIELAPNDQIVSLSVIDNDKINKNVKKSKDEKSELTAKEKFVLSISENGYGKKTSHTDYRVTNRGGKGIIGIVNSPRNGNITSSFPVFEGDEILISTNKGRVIRVAVKEIRTAGRNTQGVRIIKLSGEEKVVSAIKIDDNLI encoded by the coding sequence GAGCTCATCATATCTTTCTTATGCAATGAGCGTAATTGTAAGTCGTGCTCTTCCTGATATTAGAGATGGATTAAAACCAGTTCATAGAAGAATTTTATATGCAATGTACAAAGGCGGATATGATTGGTCTAAACAATTTAGAAAATCTGCAAGAATAGTCGGAGATGTTATTGGTAAATATCACCCGCATGGTGATCAATCTGTTTATGATGCTTTAGTAAGAATGGTACAAGATTTCTCTATGAGTTTACCGTTAATTCAAGGTCAAGGAAATTTTGGTTCTATTGATGGTGATCCAGCTGCAGCAATGAGATATACCGAAACTCGCTTGTCAAAAGTTTCTCAATATTTAATTGATGATATTGAAAAAAATACAATTACTTTCAAAAGCAATTATGATGAAACTGAGAAAGAACCAAGTGTTTTACCTGCACAGTTTCCAAATTTATTAGTAAATGGAGCTGGCGGTATCGCTGTTGGTATGGCAACAAGTATACCTCCACATAATTTAGGTGAAATTATAAATGGCACCTTAGCCTTAATTGATAACAAAGATATTAAAATTAAAGACTTAATGAAACATATACCTGGTCCAGATTTTCCAACTGGTGGTGTAATTATAGGTAAAGATATAATTAAACAAGGATATAACAATGGTAGAGGGTCTTTTAAGATAAGAGGTGAAATTTCAATTGAGCAACAAAAAAATGGACGTGAAAGACTTGTAATAACTTCTATACCTTATCAAGTAAACAAATCTGTTTTAAATGAAAGGATTGCTCAATTAGTAAGAGAAAAAAAGATTGAAGGAATAAGAGATATTAGAGATGAGTCTAACAGAGAAGGTATTAGGGTAGCAATAGATTTAAGAAACGGTGTAGAACCAGAAACTATAAAGAGACAATTATATAAAAACACTCAAATAGAGAGTTCATTTGGTTTTAATACTTTAGCTATTGTTGAAGGAAAACCACAAACTTGTACACTAAAAGATTTTTTATCTAATTTTTTAACTTTTAGAGAAGATGTTGTAATTAAAAAAACTAAATTTGATCTTCAAAAAGCTGAGGAACGTGCTCATATATTAATAGGATTATCTGTTTCAGTTGAAAATTTAGATAAAATAATAAAAATTATACGATCATCTAAAACACCTGATGATGCCAAAATATCAATTTTAAAAACTAAATGGAAAATAAACAAATCTCAAAAATTAATTTCTTTAGTTGAGGGAAAAAAAGGTAAAAACCTCTATTCTTTATCTGAACCACAGGTTTTAGCTATTTTAGAATTAAGACTTCAAAAATTAACTGCATTAGGGATAAATGAAATTGAAGTTGAAATTAAAAAATTAGCTGAACTAATAACTAAATATAAAAAGATTATTTCATCAAAAAAAGAACTTTTAAAAGTAATCAGCGAAGAGTTAAAAAATATTAAAGAGAAATTTGCTATACCAAGAAGAACTAAAATTATAGATGCTGTTTTAAATTACGATATTGAGGAAACAATCCAAAAACAATCAGTAATAATTACAGTTACCTTACAAGGATACATAAAAAGAGGTTCTTTGGATGGAGTAAAAAAACAAAAAAGAGGTGGTAAGGGAAAATCAGGCATAACAACTAGAGATCAAGACTCAGTTGTTCAAACATTATCTGTGAATACTCATACTTCGGTACTCTTCTTTTCTACCGAGGGTTTGGTTTACAAGATCAAAGCATGGAAAATCCCTGAGGGTTCATCGTCATCTAAAGGTAAGTCTTTATTTAATATTTTACCTTTAAAGAGTCACCAAGCAATAAGCTCAATTATGCCAATGCCAGAAGATGAAACTGATTTAAAAAATTATCAAATTATATTTGCTACTGCTCAAGGCAAAGTAAGAAAAAATAGTTTAGAAGACTTTTCATCAATTAATGCATCTGGAAAAATTGCAATGAAATTAGATAATAATGATAAAATCGTAGGTGTTAAAATATGTAAAGATGATCAAGATGTAATTTTAAGTACAAAATTTGGGAAATGCATTAGATTTGAAGTTAAAAAGCTAAGAGTTTTTAAAGGTAGATCTTCTAAAGGAATTAAGGGTATAGAGTTAGCACCAAATGATCAAATAGTATCTTTGTCAGTTATTGATAACGATAAAATTAATAAAAACGTAAAAAAATCAAAAGACGAAAAATCTGAATTAACAGCAAAAGAGAAATTTGTTTTATCAATAAGTGAAAATGGTTATGGAAAAAAGACCTCTCATACTGATTACAGAGTTACTAACAGAGGAGGTAAAGGAATTATAGGAATAGTAAATTCACCAAGAAATGGAAATATCACTTCATCTTTCCCTGTTTTTGAAGGTGATGAAATTCTAATTTCTACAAACAAAGGTAGGGTAATCAGAGTTGCTGTTAAGGAAATTAGAACCGCAGGAAGAAATACCCAGGGTGTTAGAATAATTAAGTTATCAGGAGAAGAAAAAGTTGTTTCAGCAATTAAAATTGATGATAATTTAATTTAA
- a CDS encoding succinate dehydrogenase assembly factor 2 gives MDKLLGAFVKKYINDLSNDDLVKLEKLLDIDDSNLYNFLNGLETDFIFEKNNVTDLFKHFDYIEK, from the coding sequence ATGGATAAACTTTTAGGAGCTTTTGTTAAAAAATATATTAATGACTTAAGTAATGATGATTTAGTTAAATTAGAAAAATTATTGGATATTGATGATTCAAATTTATACAATTTTTTAAATGGTTTAGAGACTGATTTTATTTTTGAAAAAAATAATGTGACTGATTTATTTAAACATTTTGATTACATTGAAAAATAG
- the coaD gene encoding pantetheine-phosphate adenylyltransferase: MSKIAIYPGTFDPITFGHIDVIKKSLKLFDKIVVGVSDESNKNYLFSSDERIEIVNKALFKDLKLNRKKIKVVSFGSLTTDLCKKYKSNIILRGLRAVSDFEYEFQLAGMNRKLNQNIETIFLMSDVENQIISSRFVKEIVKLKGDIKKFTTKSTIKSLKEKYE, from the coding sequence ATGAGTAAAATTGCAATTTATCCTGGAACATTTGATCCAATCACTTTTGGGCATATAGATGTCATAAAAAAATCATTAAAATTATTCGATAAAATAGTCGTAGGTGTTTCAGATGAAAGTAACAAAAATTATTTATTCAGTTCTGATGAAAGAATAGAAATAGTAAATAAAGCTTTATTTAAAGATCTAAAGTTAAATAGGAAAAAAATAAAAGTAGTATCTTTTGGCTCTTTAACCACTGATTTATGTAAAAAATACAAATCAAACATTATTTTAAGAGGACTGAGAGCTGTATCTGATTTTGAATATGAATTTCAATTAGCTGGTATGAATAGAAAATTGAACCAAAATATTGAAACAATTTTTTTAATGTCTGATGTAGAAAATCAAATTATTTCATCTAGATTTGTAAAAGAGATTGTTAAATTAAAAGGTGACATTAAAAAATTTACTACCAAAAGTACTATCAAGTCTTTAAAAGAGAAATATGAATAA
- a CDS encoding peptidylprolyl isomerase → MNKIFIKILILLFFITNQSIAEENIMILKLKDGDVKIELFEDVAPNHVKRIKELANSGKYDNVVFHRVIDGFMAQTGDVKFGNSESKDFDLRRAGMGGSDFPDLEQEFNSLPHDRGTLSMARAQDPNSANSQFFICFQPAPFLDRQYTVFGKVIEGMEFVDKIKRGDQNNNGAVTDPDKIISFKSQ, encoded by the coding sequence ATGAATAAAATTTTTATTAAAATACTTATTTTGCTTTTTTTTATTACCAATCAATCAATAGCTGAGGAGAATATAATGATATTAAAATTAAAAGACGGTGACGTTAAAATTGAATTATTTGAAGATGTGGCGCCAAATCATGTTAAAAGAATTAAGGAATTAGCAAATAGCGGTAAATACGATAACGTTGTTTTTCATAGAGTTATTGATGGATTTATGGCTCAAACAGGTGATGTAAAATTTGGAAATTCAGAATCTAAAGATTTTGATCTTAGAAGAGCTGGAATGGGTGGATCAGATTTTCCTGACTTAGAGCAAGAATTCAATAGTCTACCACATGATAGAGGAACTTTATCAATGGCGAGAGCTCAAGATCCAAATAGTGCAAATAGTCAATTTTTTATTTGTTTTCAGCCAGCTCCTTTTTTAGATCGTCAATATACAGTTTTTGGAAAAGTGATAGAAGGAATGGAATTTGTTGATAAAATAAAAAGAGGCGATCAAAATAATAACGGCGCTGTAACTGATCCAGATAAGATTATTAGTTTCAAATCTCAATAA
- the recG gene encoding ATP-dependent DNA helicase RecG, with product MNNKTNYEYLLSDLSSLKGVGIKTKNLLKKKNINNLFDLLWKLPKSYTDRSLSSKIKDLKIGEIQTVTIIPQKYNFPRIRKLPNRVLCSDETGEIDCIFFNSYEGYIKKILPLGKEITVSGKIGHFRNKYQITNPKYVSEDSSLIKQTHNKYSLTEGISEKIYNKIINQIINSLPVFNEWHSKSIISKFKNISWNSSIKELHKPENIGNYKSNFYQRLAFDEIFSTFLVNSEMRKKIRKIKKKNKVINLNKQNSIIDKLDFSLTSDQLKSLNEINKDLSSPNKMFRLLQGDVGSGKTIVSLLAAINTINSGFQVAFMAPTEILARQHFMLAKKIFPKNINSDLISGKSEYKLKKEIHKKLENNKIDIIFGTHAIFQKKVIFKKLGLIIIDEQHKFGVNQRKRLSDKGGPNCDVLLMTATPIPRTLTMTIYGDMDISIIREKPKNRKPIKTYSKLEIKIEDVLKFIKKEIKIGNQIFWVCPLIEESKKLDHSSAVKKYEYLESKFPNQVCLLHGKTDVNEKNDILNNFLNNKFKILVSTTIIEVGIDFPNANTIIIENANKFGLSQLHQLRGRVGRGDKDSTCILMFKSNLSENAKKRIKILKDTNDGFLISEEDMKLRGFGDILGFKQSGIKNFKLADPIQNSDLFLLAEKEMRRIEKSNEDISKFKPLIKLYDRADIINDIA from the coding sequence ATGAATAATAAAACAAATTATGAATATTTATTGTCAGATTTAAGTTCTCTAAAAGGTGTAGGAATTAAAACAAAAAATTTATTAAAGAAGAAAAATATTAATAATTTATTTGATTTATTATGGAAACTTCCAAAATCTTATACGGATAGAAGCTTGTCATCAAAAATAAAAGATTTAAAAATTGGTGAAATTCAAACAGTAACTATAATTCCTCAAAAGTATAATTTCCCACGTATAAGAAAATTACCAAATAGAGTTTTATGTAGTGATGAAACTGGTGAAATAGATTGTATTTTTTTTAATAGTTATGAAGGATACATAAAAAAAATCCTACCTTTGGGCAAAGAAATTACTGTTAGTGGTAAAATAGGTCATTTTAGGAATAAATACCAAATTACAAATCCAAAATATGTTTCTGAGGATTCTTCTTTAATCAAACAAACTCACAATAAATACTCATTAACTGAAGGTATTTCTGAAAAAATATATAATAAAATTATAAATCAAATAATCAATAGTTTGCCAGTTTTTAATGAATGGCACTCTAAAAGTATTATATCTAAATTTAAAAATATAAGCTGGAATAGCTCAATTAAAGAACTGCACAAACCAGAAAATATTGGAAATTATAAATCAAATTTCTATCAAAGATTAGCTTTTGATGAAATATTTTCAACATTTCTAGTTAATTCTGAAATGAGAAAAAAAATAAGAAAAATTAAAAAAAAAAATAAAGTTATTAATTTAAATAAACAAAATTCTATAATAGATAAATTAGATTTTTCACTGACGAGTGATCAATTAAAATCACTTAACGAAATAAACAAAGACTTAAGTTCACCAAATAAAATGTTTAGACTTTTGCAAGGAGACGTTGGTAGTGGAAAAACAATAGTATCTCTTTTAGCAGCAATAAATACCATAAATTCTGGTTTTCAGGTTGCTTTTATGGCTCCTACAGAAATTCTAGCAAGACAACATTTTATGCTTGCAAAAAAAATATTTCCTAAAAATATAAATTCAGATCTTATTTCTGGAAAATCTGAATATAAATTAAAAAAAGAAATTCATAAAAAATTAGAAAATAATAAAATTGATATTATCTTTGGAACACATGCAATATTTCAAAAAAAAGTAATTTTCAAAAAATTAGGATTAATAATTATAGATGAACAACATAAATTTGGAGTGAATCAAAGAAAAAGATTGTCAGACAAAGGTGGACCAAATTGTGACGTATTATTAATGACAGCAACACCTATACCTAGAACTCTAACAATGACAATTTACGGTGATATGGATATTTCAATAATTAGAGAAAAACCTAAAAATAGAAAACCAATTAAAACGTATAGTAAATTAGAGATTAAAATTGAAGATGTATTAAAATTTATAAAAAAAGAAATTAAAATAGGAAATCAAATTTTTTGGGTTTGTCCATTAATTGAAGAATCTAAAAAATTAGATCATTCATCAGCTGTAAAAAAGTATGAATATTTAGAAAGTAAGTTTCCAAATCAGGTATGTTTGCTTCATGGAAAAACTGATGTAAATGAAAAAAATGATATACTAAACAATTTTTTAAATAATAAATTTAAGATTTTAGTTTCTACAACAATTATTGAGGTTGGAATAGATTTTCCAAATGCAAATACGATTATAATTGAAAATGCTAACAAATTTGGTTTATCTCAACTTCATCAATTAAGAGGTAGAGTTGGTCGTGGAGATAAAGACTCTACATGCATATTAATGTTTAAATCAAATCTTAGCGAAAACGCAAAAAAGAGAATAAAAATTTTAAAAGACACTAATGATGGTTTTTTAATATCTGAAGAAGATATGAAATTACGAGGGTTTGGAGATATTTTAGGATTTAAACAAAGTGGTATAAAAAACTTTAAGTTAGCAGATCCAATTCAGAATAGTGATCTTTTTTTATTAGCTGAAAAAGAAATGAGAAGAATAGAAAAATCAAATGAAGATATAAGTAAATTCAAACCCTTGATAAAATTGTATGATAGAGCTGATATAATTAATGATATTGCTTAA
- a CDS encoding M48 family metallopeptidase, translated as MDRRKFLTYVGCGCGSLLLHSCSTAPITDRKQLKIIPEAKLNAQAAQIYEKVKQKEKMSDDIKTLNEIKEIGKKMEDSISEYFFRSNLNDPTANFDWEYILIDNKKVKNAWCMPGGKIAVYTGILDVTKNKNGLAAIMGHEVAHAVAKHSVERASRGILLNTGARIIDIASGGVLSDINRTTGMDTVGLLAQLGIMNPFNRKQESEADYLGMIFSSLSGYDIRETVKIWERMKEANKGKEPPEFMSTHPSSDTRIKQLNGWMNEVMLDYPPINLT; from the coding sequence ATGGATAGAAGAAAATTTTTGACTTATGTTGGCTGTGGTTGTGGAAGTCTTCTTTTGCACTCCTGCTCTACTGCACCAATAACTGACAGAAAACAATTAAAAATTATACCTGAAGCAAAATTAAATGCTCAAGCTGCGCAAATTTATGAAAAAGTTAAACAAAAAGAAAAGATGAGTGATGACATTAAAACCTTGAATGAGATTAAAGAAATTGGAAAAAAAATGGAAGATTCGATTAGTGAATATTTTTTTAGATCAAATTTAAATGATCCAACAGCAAATTTTGATTGGGAATATATTTTAATTGATAACAAAAAAGTTAAAAATGCTTGGTGTATGCCTGGAGGTAAAATTGCTGTTTATACAGGTATACTTGATGTAACAAAAAATAAAAATGGTTTAGCAGCAATTATGGGTCATGAGGTTGCTCATGCTGTAGCAAAGCATTCTGTTGAAAGAGCAAGTCGAGGTATTTTATTAAATACTGGAGCAAGAATTATAGATATTGCAAGTGGGGGCGTATTATCTGATATAAACAGAACTACTGGAATGGATACAGTCGGATTATTAGCTCAACTGGGAATAATGAATCCATTTAACAGAAAACAGGAAAGCGAAGCTGATTATCTAGGTATGATTTTTTCTTCTTTATCTGGTTACGACATTAGAGAGACAGTAAAAATCTGGGAAAGAATGAAAGAAGCCAATAAGGGTAAAGAACCGCCAGAATTTATGAGCACCCACCCGTCCTCTGATACTCGTATTAAGCAATTAAATGGATGGATGAATGAAGTAATGTTAGATTATCCACCAATCAACTTGACCTAA
- the tgt gene encoding tRNA guanosine(34) transglycosylase Tgt — protein MALKKFAFNVLKKDKFARCGLIETHRGNIQTPAFMPVGTQATVKACTIDDIKKTGSEIILSNTYHLMIRPGVERVESAGGLHNFMNCDLPILTDSGGFQVMSLSKLNKIDREKGAIFNSHVDGKKFYLSPEESIRIQLGLNSDIVMIMDECPKKTNDYNLIKKSMDLSLYWAERSKVAFGSNPHKALFGIVQGGLFKDLRLKSLEGLVNIGFDGYAIGGLAVGETQNEMFNVLDDIKEYLPLEKPHYLMGVGTPSDILGAVKRGIDMFDCVLPTRSGRTGLAFTWNGRVNIKNNKYQNDNTPLDPSCENLNLNKYSKNYLNHLFNTNEILASMLLTLHNINFYQELMSEIRKNINSGTFDDFHNKYIDKL, from the coding sequence ATGGCATTAAAAAAATTTGCCTTTAACGTTTTAAAAAAAGATAAATTTGCTAGATGTGGGTTAATCGAGACGCATCGTGGTAATATACAAACTCCAGCTTTTATGCCTGTAGGAACACAGGCAACTGTAAAAGCTTGTACAATAGATGATATTAAAAAAACAGGGTCTGAAATAATTCTTTCAAATACTTATCATTTAATGATACGCCCCGGTGTTGAAAGAGTAGAGTCTGCTGGTGGACTTCATAATTTTATGAATTGTGATTTACCTATTTTGACTGACTCTGGCGGTTTTCAAGTAATGTCTCTCTCAAAGTTGAATAAAATTGATAGAGAGAAGGGAGCTATATTTAACTCTCATGTTGATGGTAAAAAATTTTATTTAAGTCCAGAGGAGAGCATAAGAATACAATTAGGTTTAAATTCAGATATTGTAATGATTATGGATGAATGCCCTAAGAAAACTAATGATTATAATCTTATAAAAAAATCTATGGATTTATCACTTTACTGGGCTGAAAGATCTAAAGTAGCTTTTGGAAGCAATCCTCATAAAGCTTTATTTGGTATTGTTCAAGGAGGTTTGTTTAAAGATTTAAGACTTAAATCACTTGAAGGATTAGTTAATATTGGTTTTGATGGATATGCTATTGGAGGATTAGCAGTAGGTGAGACACAAAATGAAATGTTTAATGTTTTAGATGATATCAAAGAATATTTACCTTTAGAAAAACCTCACTATTTAATGGGTGTTGGAACACCATCAGATATATTAGGTGCCGTCAAAAGAGGTATAGATATGTTTGATTGTGTGCTACCTACCAGATCTGGAAGGACAGGTTTGGCATTTACATGGAATGGAAGGGTAAATATTAAAAATAATAAGTATCAAAATGATAATACTCCACTTGATCCTTCTTGTGAAAATCTCAACTTAAACAAATATTCAAAAAATTATCTAAATCATTTATTTAATACTAATGAAATATTAGCTTCAATGTTATTGACACTTCACAATATTAATTTTTATCAAGAATTAATGTCTGAGATTAGAAAAAATATTAATTCTGGCACATTTGATGATTTTCACAATAAATACATAGATAAGTTGTAG
- the rarD gene encoding EamA family transporter RarD, with translation MNKEFNKGLLLAGFGSFWWGFFGVIYFKYIAYIGHIELVVHRCLWTAFTLILTTFFFSKWNIFFKIVKNKKNLFYLFISGFLIFINWGVWIYAIATNRIIDASFGYFIMPILSVMLGYIFFKEKLNKKRVFSILLVILSILFLIIVSIKSLPWVGLIVALSWGFYNLVRKKINVDTDVGLLIESLFILPFALFAFYLIASKGYNDFQLSDPSMMLFIYLAGPMTVIPLFLYVRGVELCGLGPTGMIFYITPTFQFLLGYFYYNEPFSITKLVSFIFIWIAVIIYLKDLHETN, from the coding sequence ATGAATAAAGAATTTAACAAAGGCCTATTACTTGCTGGTTTTGGATCTTTTTGGTGGGGGTTTTTTGGTGTAATTTATTTTAAATATATTGCTTATATCGGGCATATTGAATTAGTAGTTCATAGATGTTTATGGACAGCGTTTACTTTAATTCTGACTACTTTTTTTTTCTCTAAATGGAATATTTTTTTTAAAATTGTAAAAAATAAAAAAAATTTATTTTATTTATTTATCTCAGGTTTTTTAATTTTTATAAATTGGGGTGTATGGATATACGCTATAGCAACAAATAGAATTATAGATGCTAGTTTTGGTTATTTTATTATGCCCATTTTAAGCGTAATGCTCGGTTATATATTTTTTAAAGAGAAACTTAATAAAAAAAGAGTCTTTTCAATTCTGTTAGTCATTCTATCTATACTTTTTTTAATAATTGTAAGTATTAAATCATTGCCTTGGGTTGGTTTAATTGTTGCTTTAAGTTGGGGTTTTTACAATCTAGTTAGAAAAAAAATTAATGTTGATACTGATGTGGGCCTTCTTATAGAGAGTTTGTTTATATTACCGTTTGCACTATTTGCTTTTTATTTGATAGCAAGCAAAGGATATAATGATTTTCAATTATCTGATCCATCGATGATGCTATTTATTTATCTTGCTGGACCTATGACCGTTATACCTTTATTTTTATATGTTAGAGGAGTTGAGCTCTGTGGTTTAGGACCAACTGGTATGATATTTTATATAACACCCACTTTTCAGTTTTTATTAGGGTATTTTTATTACAACGAGCCTTTTTCAATAACAAAATTAGTTAGTTTTATTTTTATTTGGATTGCTGTAATTATATATTTGAAAGATTTGCATGAAACTAATTAA